The following nucleotide sequence is from Fibrobacter sp. UWB2.
GCATGAACTCCGAATACGCAAACCAGAACAGCTACGACTGTATCCAGGTTCACGGCGGTTCGGGCTACATGCTTGAATACGCTTGCCAGCGCCTCTACCGCGACGCTCGTATCACCTCCATTTACGAAGGTACGACGCAGCTCCAGACGGTTGCAGCACTTCCGCACATCACCACCGGCAGCTACGGCCTCATGCTCGAAGAACTCGAAGCCATGGACGTTCGCCCGGAATACGAAAGCCTCAAGGCTCGCGCCAAGGCTATGGACGAAAAGTACAACGAAGCTATTGAATACGTGAAGTCCGTTGAAAACAACGAATTCACCGACCTCTGCAGCCGTCACTTGTACGAACTCGCCGCAAACTGCGTGATGACCCAGTTGCTCCTCCGCGATGCAACCAAGGCACCGGAACTGTTCGAC
It contains:
- a CDS encoding acyl-CoA dehydrogenase family protein, which produces MNSEYANQNSYDCIQVHGGSGYMLEYACQRLYRDARITSIYEGTTQLQTVAALPHITTGSYGLMLEELEAMDVRPEYESLKARAKAMDEKYNEAIEYVKSVENNEFTDLCSRHLYELAANCVMTQLLLRDATKAPELFDKSVKVYLNLAEAEVAKHYNFVKSLRVESLESYKQA